CTTCGAAACATGCCTGACGGCGGATGCCGGGGCTAAAAATTCGCCCGAACATGACATCAATTTGAAGAGGCTCGTCCAAAACCCTCTCCTCCCGAGGTAACGCAAAGGTCTCCCGAGGGAGAGGCCTTTGCGGCTCTGCGCAAAGGGTGAGGGCTACGGCTGTTCCGTCCTCCTCACAAACCGGGCACATCGGTTACACATAGCCCAACCACCCTCGTTGCCACCTCCCCATCGGCAAGCGCCACATCCGCAACCGCACCCACAGCACCGACCACGTCGCCATCTGCTTCTTCAACGCGGGCTCGCTTCCCGACCCGGAAGGCGTCCTCCACGCCGCCGGCGCGTCGCTGCGCTACATCATGCTGCAGTCGTGGGGCGCAAAGGAGCAGGCGACGGTGCGGCGGTATGTGATGCCGCGGTGGTAGGGACTAATTAGGCAAGGATATGATATACGCCGATGTCCGTTGGCAGGGAGAGAGGAGGGGTCATCTGCTGCAACACGGGCGCTAATACCCCTACCTCACCACCCTGTACCTGAGGTGTGTCCTTGCGCCCGTGACCTCAACCACCGCCAGCCTCTCCAGGCGTATCTCCGCCGCCAGCCCATCGAACATTCGCAGGCCGCCGCCGAGTAGCACGGGCATGACGTCGATGTGCAGCTCGTCCGCGAGGCGTGCCAGCAGCGCCTGCCGCGCCACGCTCGCGCCGGCGATGATCGTCACGTCCTTGTCCCCAGCCGCCGCCTTCGCCTGCCGGACCGCGCTCTCGATCCCGTCCGTCACGAACGTGAACGACAGATCCCCCGTCGTGCGCGGCAACGGGCTGGGCGGCTTGTGCGTGAGGACGAATATCGGCGCCTGGTATTCGTAGTTGTCGTTGTACCACTCCGGGTGCGGCGACATCCCGAACGTGTTCCGGCCCATGACCGCCGCGCCGGTATTTCGGATGGACTCCTTCATGGGCTCGCTCGCCTGCAGCATTTCGAAGTCCGTGTACAGAGCATCCACGCTCCCGTTGCGGTCGTTGATGTACCCGTCGACCGACATCGTCGTCCCGAGGACTACCTTTCCCATGCTACCTCCCAGGTGAGTGTATTCCGTCCCCTACACGTAATTGCCCCTGTCCACTTCCTCTCCGGCAAGGAACACCTCCCGCACCTTGCTGAGGTCGCGAATGTCCTTCGAAGGGTCGCCGTCGACGACGATCATGTCCGCCAGCTTGCCCGGCTTCAGCGTGCCCAGCCTGTCGTCTATCCAGCAGGAGCGCGCGGAGTCGCTCGTCGAGGCGACTATCGCCTCCATCGGCGTCATCCCGGCGTCCACGTAGGAGTCCGGCTCGAGCTGGAAAGACCCCATCGGGTAGCTGGACCACGACGAGTCGGAGCCGGCCACCATGCGCACACCGGCCTGGCGCATCTTCGCGAAGTGCTCCTTCTTGATGTTGTGGTTCCGCCACCCCTCCTGCCGCTCCGCCTCCTGCGCCGGGGTGAGACGGCCCGCCGCCGCCTTCTCGTCCATTATCCAGAGCTTGTTGCGGCCCTGGTGCATCGTGGGGTTCACAAATACGCCCTGCCGTGCTATTCGCTCAGATATCTCAGGCCTGTACTTCCAGGCGCCGTCCGCCTCGCGGTGATACGCGTGGATGATCGTATCCACGCCGCCCTCGAGCGCGTTGACCATGCCCTGCGACGCCGCGCAGTGGGCCGCCACATGCTTGCCGAACTTGTGCGCCTCCTCCACAATCGCCCGGATCTCCTCCATGTTGAAAGAGGGCCGCGTTGGGAGCGACGTCCCCGTGCTCCCGCCCGTCGCCGTGATCTTGATAAAGTCGACTCCCTCCTTAACAAGCTGCCGCACCGCGGCGCGGCATTCGTCCACCCCAGTCGCCTCGGTGCCAAAGTAGCCCAGGTGCCCGCCGATGATCGCGATGGGCCTGCCGGCCAGCACCATGCGCGGCCCCACGGTGACGCCCATCTCCACCGCCTTGCGGAGCATCAGCGTCGTCTGGTTCTTCGCGCCGCAGTCGCGCACGGTCGTCACGCCGGAATAGAGGTGCACTCGCGCGTTCTTTGCCGATTGCAGGGTCAGCACCTCGTCGGACAGCGTGTTGAGCTGGTCGCCCGTGCGTCCGTCGCCGAAGCCGTTCAGGTGCACGTGACAGTCGATGAGGCCGGAGACCACCGTCTTGTCCTCGAAGACGTGTTCCTCCACCTGCGCGCCATCGGGAGCGGTGACCGACTCCCACGTCCCCACGGCGCGCACCCTGTCGCCCTCCAGCAGCACCGCGCCGCGCTCCAGGGGCGGCGCGCCCGTACCGTCGATAAGCCGGGCGGCCTTGATGAGCTTGAAGGCGACGTTTCGTGTGGACATCCGGGGCTCCTGTGCAACGCGTAATTATGGGTAAGCATGATACCCATGCTGCGAATGGCCCGCAATCTCGTCTCCGGCAACACGGTGCCGTATAATACGCCCACACGACCACACGAGTTACGATATTCGTCGATACCGGTGTCAACAGGCCCAGTTTCTTTGTGGAGGCGCTCGTGATGCTTCGCGATATCACCTCATTCCGAAGGATTGCCTCTCTTTTCGCACTCGCGGTCCTGGCCGCGACCGCCGTTGCTTGCGGCGCGCGCGAGGACCCATTCATCCAGAACCGCGGCCTGCCGACGCCCACTTCGCCACCCGTCGTCGGCGCCGTCAACACGCCGGGCGCGAACCAGCTCCTCGCAGAGTCTGTCGCTGTAGTGCGGCTAGCGCAGTGGAACGACAAGCGCGTCCAGTTCGAGAACGCCCTGGCCGGGTACATTATGGTCTGGGGTTACGACTACCGCGTCGATATCGTCAATGGGGAGCCCAACGACTACCAGGCGGGCCTTGCCGGCAACGTCGTGGACGTAGTGATGGAAGCGGACGAGAAGTGGGTCTCGGAAAACGGCGCGGCCGCGAAGGACCTGGGCCCCTTCTCCTCCGTGCAGAACGGCACCCGCATCGCCATGGTGTCCGGGATGGAGACCAGGTACGCGGACCGCGCCACGTTCCTTTCGAAGGTGTCCCCCAGCGAGGACAAGATCGTAGAAATCTCCGGCACTATCTCCGCCGGCCGCATCGGCATCAAGCCGGAGGTCGCCGCGATGGTTTACCTCAAGAACAACGAAGCCGAATGGACGCCGTGGGTGCCGGCCGAGATCGCCGGCAAGGTCAAGCAGGCGATGGCCGACGGCAAGACCAGCCTGGTGAACCGCATCTGCATTCCCAGCGGCGCGAACGGCGTGGGGACGGGCTCTGTTTCCAGCCTGTGTAACTAGCGGGCAATCGGCCCCAGGAAATCAGGTCCGCCGCGGGAGGCGGCGACCCGCTTTTGAGTGGCGGGGAAAGATGATCAAGGGACAGTCATTGACCAGCGCCGCAGCGCTCCTCACCCTTGCCGCAGCGGCCGCAATCGCGGTCGCCTGCGCCCCGAGATCGGACCCACTCGTCGTAAACCGCGGCCTGCCGACCCCCACATCGCCCCCCGTGGTCGGCGCCATTTCCACGCCCGGGGCGAACCAGCTCCTGGCTGAGGCCGTCGGCGTCGTCCGGCTCGCGCAGTGGGACGACAAGCGCATCCAGTTCGTGAACGCCCTTGCGGGGTATATCCTCGTGTGGGGGTATGACTACCGCGTGGACATCGTCACGGGTGAGCCGGCAGACTACCAGACCGGACTGGGCAGCAACACGGTGGACCTTGTGCTGGAGGCGGACGAGGAGTGGCTCTCCGGGAACAGCGCCACGGCGAAAGACCTGGGGGCGTTCTCGGCGGTGCAGAACGGAACGCGAATCGCGATCGTAAATGGGATGGAGACGCAATACGCGGACCTTACCGCGTTCCTGACGAAGGTCTCACCGCCGGAGGAGAAGATCG
This genomic window from SAR202 cluster bacterium contains:
- a CDS encoding riboflavin biosynthesis protein RibD; its protein translation is MGKVVLGTTMSVDGYINDRNGSVDALYTDFEMLQASEPMKESIRNTGAAVMGRNTFGMSPHPEWYNDNYEYQAPIFVLTHKPPSPLPRTTGDLSFTFVTDGIESAVRQAKAAAGDKDVTIIAGASVARQALLARLADELHIDVMPVLLGGGLRMFDGLAAEIRLERLAVVEVTGARTHLRYRVVR
- a CDS encoding amidohydrolase family protein — translated: MSTRNVAFKLIKAARLIDGTGAPPLERGAVLLEGDRVRAVGTWESVTAPDGAQVEEHVFEDKTVVSGLIDCHVHLNGFGDGRTGDQLNTLSDEVLTLQSAKNARVHLYSGVTTVRDCGAKNQTTLMLRKAVEMGVTVGPRMVLAGRPIAIIGGHLGYFGTEATGVDECRAAVRQLVKEGVDFIKITATGGSTGTSLPTRPSFNMEEIRAIVEEAHKFGKHVAAHCAASQGMVNALEGGVDTIIHAYHREADGAWKYRPEISERIARQGVFVNPTMHQGRNKLWIMDEKAAAGRLTPAQEAERQEGWRNHNIKKEHFAKMRQAGVRMVAGSDSSWSSYPMGSFQLEPDSYVDAGMTPMEAIVASTSDSARSCWIDDRLGTLKPGKLADMIVVDGDPSKDIRDLSKVREVFLAGEEVDRGNYV